In the genome of Streptomyces racemochromogenes, one region contains:
- the ligA gene encoding protocatechuate 4,5-dioxygenase subunit alpha has protein sequence MSLDRTYRLVPGTTIFDTEQSAKGYHLNQFCMSLMTAENRALYLADERAYLDAWPLREEQKRALLERDLNAAVREGGNIYFLAKWGATLGFSFQRMAGSMTGMTEQEYRDMMAGGGRPVEGNRIDHAVLEAAYADAAPPDGHAVITGAVFTSHVPAIGAAMDHHKTEEPYWRPVFEGYAFSRRWARENLPDVVLLVYNDHATAFDQSLVPTFVLGTGAAYPAADEGYGPRPVPGIEGDPDLAAHLAHSLITDDFDLTLVNEMTVDHGLTVPLSLMFGDVEEWPCKVIPLHVNVVQYPVPSGARCFALGRALRKAVQSYDKPLKVQVWGTGGMSHQLQGPRAGLINRQWDNAFLDRLVADPAGLSRVPHLEYVEEAGSEGIELIMWLIARGAMSDLDGSGEIEVRHRFYHVPASNTAVGHLILEDHPRAQEPAEGVN, from the coding sequence ATGTCCCTGGACAGGACCTACAGACTGGTTCCGGGAACGACCATCTTCGACACCGAACAGTCCGCCAAGGGGTACCACCTCAACCAGTTCTGCATGTCGCTGATGACGGCGGAGAACCGCGCCCTCTACCTCGCCGACGAGCGCGCCTACCTGGACGCGTGGCCCCTGCGCGAGGAACAGAAGCGGGCACTGCTCGAGCGCGACCTCAACGCCGCCGTGCGCGAGGGCGGCAACATCTACTTCCTCGCCAAGTGGGGCGCGACGCTGGGGTTCTCCTTCCAGCGGATGGCGGGCTCGATGACCGGGATGACCGAGCAGGAGTACCGCGACATGATGGCCGGCGGCGGCCGGCCCGTCGAGGGGAACCGGATCGACCACGCCGTCCTCGAAGCGGCGTACGCCGACGCCGCGCCACCGGACGGGCACGCCGTCATCACCGGCGCGGTCTTCACCTCGCACGTCCCGGCGATCGGCGCCGCCATGGACCACCACAAGACCGAAGAGCCCTACTGGAGGCCGGTCTTCGAGGGCTACGCGTTCTCCCGGAGATGGGCGCGGGAGAACCTCCCCGACGTGGTCCTCCTGGTCTACAACGACCACGCCACCGCCTTCGACCAGTCACTGGTCCCGACGTTCGTGCTCGGCACCGGGGCGGCCTACCCCGCCGCCGACGAGGGCTACGGGCCCCGCCCGGTCCCGGGCATCGAGGGCGACCCCGACCTGGCCGCCCACCTCGCGCACTCGCTCATCACGGACGACTTCGACCTCACCCTGGTCAACGAGATGACGGTCGACCACGGCCTGACCGTCCCGCTGTCGCTGATGTTCGGCGACGTCGAGGAGTGGCCGTGCAAGGTGATCCCGCTCCACGTCAACGTGGTGCAGTACCCCGTGCCCTCCGGCGCCCGGTGCTTCGCACTCGGCCGGGCCCTGCGCAAGGCCGTCCAGTCCTACGACAAGCCCCTGAAGGTCCAGGTGTGGGGCACCGGCGGCATGAGCCACCAGTTGCAGGGCCCGCGCGCCGGACTGATCAACAGGCAGTGGGACAACGCCTTCCTCGACAGGCTCGTGGCGGACCCGGCCGGCCTCTCGCGGGTACCGCACCTCGAATACGTCGAGGAGGCGGGTTCCGAGGGCATCGAGCTGATCATGTGGCTGATCGCCCGCGGGGCGATGAGCGACCTCGACGGCTCGGGCGAGATCGAGGTCAGGCACCGCTTCTACCACGTACCGGCGTCCAACACCGCCGTCGGCCACCTGATACTCGAAGACCACCCGCGGGCCCAGGAGCCCGCCGAAGGAGTGAACTGA
- a CDS encoding ArsR/SmtB family transcription factor, translated as MMTSVDTDLIRVLADPLRLRIVTLLARETLCTTHLVEETGAKQTNLSNHMKVLREAGVVETEPCGRYIYYRLRPEAIEALAGQFADLARTARASTEANLKRSCP; from the coding sequence ATGATGACGTCAGTCGACACTGATCTGATCCGGGTTCTGGCCGACCCGCTCAGGCTGCGGATCGTGACCCTCCTCGCCCGCGAGACCCTCTGCACCACCCACCTGGTGGAGGAGACGGGTGCGAAGCAGACGAACCTCTCCAACCACATGAAGGTGCTGCGGGAGGCCGGGGTCGTGGAGACGGAGCCGTGCGGGAGGTACATCTACTACCGCTTGCGCCCGGAGGCCATCGAAGCCCTCGCCGGTCAGTTCGCCGACCTCGCTCGGACCGCGCGGGCCAGCACCGAAGCGAACCTCAAGCGGTCCTGCCCCTAG
- a CDS encoding N-acetyltransferase family protein, whose product MRIDALRPEHAEQVLGIYQAGIDEGNATFETQAPEWAAFDKAKLPGHRFVALGDAGVVLGWVAASAVSDRCAYAGVVEHSVYVHPDARGQGVARALLDALITSTETAGIWTIQSGIFPENTASLALHERAGFRIIGIRERIGRHHGAWRDVVLLERRSTVVS is encoded by the coding sequence ATGCGGATCGACGCCCTGCGGCCCGAGCACGCCGAGCAGGTGCTGGGCATCTACCAGGCGGGGATCGACGAGGGCAACGCCACCTTCGAGACGCAGGCGCCCGAGTGGGCGGCGTTCGACAAGGCCAAGCTGCCCGGCCACCGCTTCGTCGCCCTCGGCGACGCCGGCGTCGTGCTGGGGTGGGTCGCGGCCAGCGCGGTATCCGACCGGTGTGCGTACGCGGGCGTGGTCGAGCACTCCGTCTACGTCCACCCCGACGCCCGCGGCCAGGGTGTCGCCCGCGCCCTTCTGGACGCCCTGATCACCTCGACCGAGACGGCCGGGATCTGGACGATCCAGTCCGGGATCTTCCCCGAGAACACCGCCAGCCTCGCCCTCCACGAGCGGGCCGGTTTCCGGATCATCGGCATCCGGGAACGGATCGGCCGGCACCACGGCGCGTGGCGGGACGTCGTCCTGCTGGAGCGTCGCAGCACCGTGGTCTCGTAG
- a CDS encoding ArsR/SmtB family transcription factor, with protein sequence MSNAKVLPLLEPEAVAPCCPPLDERPMSADEAEVAAKMFKALGDPVRLRLFSAVASHEGGEACVCDISDVGVSQPTVSHHLKKLKEAGLLSSERRGTWVYYRVEPSVLAAMGALLAGAAKAA encoded by the coding sequence ATGTCGAATGCGAAGGTTCTGCCGCTCCTGGAGCCCGAGGCCGTCGCCCCGTGCTGTCCCCCGCTGGACGAGCGCCCCATGTCCGCGGACGAGGCCGAGGTCGCGGCGAAGATGTTCAAGGCCCTCGGCGACCCGGTCCGGCTGCGCCTGTTCTCCGCCGTCGCCTCCCACGAGGGCGGCGAGGCCTGCGTGTGCGACATCTCCGACGTCGGCGTCTCGCAGCCCACCGTCTCCCACCACCTGAAGAAGCTGAAGGAGGCCGGGCTGCTGTCCTCGGAGCGGCGCGGCACGTGGGTGTACTACCGGGTCGAGCCGTCCGTGCTCGCCGCCATGGGTGCGCTGCTGGCCGGCGCCGCGAAGGCGGCGTGA
- the panD gene encoding aspartate 1-decarboxylase has product MLRTMFKSKIHRATVTQADLHYVGSVTVDADLLDAADLLPGELVHIVDITNGARLETYVIEGERGSGVIGINGAAAHLVHPGDLVILISYAQVEDAEARALKPRVVHVDGDNRIVELGADPSAPVPGTDQERSPYSVAV; this is encoded by the coding sequence TTGCTGCGCACCATGTTCAAGTCCAAGATCCACCGGGCCACCGTGACGCAGGCCGACCTGCACTACGTCGGGTCCGTGACCGTCGATGCCGATCTGCTCGACGCCGCCGACCTGCTGCCCGGGGAGCTCGTCCACATCGTGGACATCACCAACGGGGCCCGGCTCGAGACCTACGTCATCGAGGGCGAGCGCGGGTCCGGGGTGATCGGGATCAACGGCGCCGCCGCGCACCTCGTGCACCCCGGGGACCTCGTGATCCTCATCAGCTACGCGCAGGTCGAGGACGCCGAGGCGCGGGCGTTGAAGCCGCGCGTGGTGCACGTGGACGGTGACAACCGGATCGTGGAGCTGGGTGCGGATCCTTCCGCGCCGGTGCCGGGTACGGATCAGGAACGCAGCCCGTATTCGGTGGCTGTCTGA
- a CDS encoding sulfite exporter TauE/SafE family protein: MSSDQGLAPLRSAPSAPVVFGAGAAIGVLGGMIGLGGAEFRLPLLIGLFGFAALSAVILNKAMSLVVVLVALPARLTAVPAAEVAARWPVAVNLLAGSLLGAWAGASWAVRMRSATLYKVLAALMVLMAAALVLTHTATLGTLDLPLWAQVPAGVVAGFGTGVVAAIMGVAGGELLIPTIVLLFGQDIKTAGSLSLLVSLPTMLVAFARYSRDGSFAVLGANLGFTAVMASGSVAGAVLGGLLLGVFPDVVLIPALAVILLVSAAKLARHD, from the coding sequence GTGAGTAGTGACCAGGGCCTCGCCCCCCTCCGTTCGGCACCGTCGGCGCCCGTGGTGTTCGGCGCTGGAGCCGCGATCGGGGTGCTGGGCGGGATGATCGGGCTCGGCGGTGCGGAGTTCCGCCTGCCGCTGCTGATCGGCCTGTTCGGGTTCGCCGCCCTGTCGGCGGTCATCCTGAACAAGGCGATGAGCCTGGTCGTGGTCCTGGTCGCGCTGCCCGCCCGCCTGACAGCGGTCCCGGCCGCCGAGGTGGCCGCGCGCTGGCCGGTCGCGGTCAACCTGCTGGCCGGAAGCCTGCTCGGCGCCTGGGCCGGGGCCAGTTGGGCGGTACGGATGCGCTCGGCCACCCTCTACAAGGTCCTCGCGGCGCTGATGGTGCTCATGGCCGCCGCCCTGGTCCTCACCCACACGGCCACCCTGGGCACCCTCGACCTGCCGCTGTGGGCACAAGTACCTGCCGGCGTAGTGGCCGGGTTCGGCACCGGCGTGGTCGCCGCGATCATGGGAGTGGCCGGCGGCGAACTGCTCATCCCGACGATCGTGCTGCTCTTCGGCCAGGACATCAAGACCGCCGGGAGCCTGTCCCTGCTGGTCTCCCTGCCCACCATGCTGGTGGCCTTCGCCCGTTACAGCCGTGACGGCAGCTTCGCGGTCCTCGGCGCGAACCTCGGCTTCACCGCGGTCATGGCCTCAGGGTCGGTCGCCGGAGCCGTTCTGGGAGGCCTGCTGCTGGGCGTGTTCCCGGACGTGGTCCTCATCCCCGCACTGGCCGTGATCCTGCTGGTGTCCGCAGCCAAACTCGCCCGTCACGACTGA
- a CDS encoding aquaporin — MTATQPVGTLTSADVPQPAPGATPPRTPLIARAAAELTGTAALVAVVVGSGIQATKLTQDVALQLLANSTATVFGLGVLIALLGPVSGAHFNPAVTVAEWWTARRGGAGVTARELAVYVPSQITGAITGAILADAMFGEPLVKWSTHDRSAGNLLLGEVVATTGLIVLIFGLARTDRLRFAPVAVASYVGAAYWFTSSTSFANPAVTLGRAFTDTFAGIAPGSVPGFVGMQLLGVVLGLALVAVIFMRARPGTEQPAA; from the coding sequence TTGACCGCCACCCAGCCCGTCGGCACCCTGACATCCGCCGACGTGCCGCAGCCCGCTCCCGGTGCGACCCCGCCCCGCACCCCGCTGATCGCCCGTGCCGCCGCCGAACTGACCGGCACCGCAGCGCTGGTCGCCGTCGTCGTCGGGTCGGGCATCCAGGCCACGAAGCTCACCCAGGACGTGGCTCTGCAGCTGCTGGCCAACTCCACCGCCACGGTCTTCGGCCTCGGCGTCCTCATCGCCCTTCTCGGCCCGGTGTCCGGGGCGCACTTCAACCCGGCCGTGACGGTGGCCGAGTGGTGGACCGCGCGCCGCGGCGGTGCCGGCGTCACAGCGCGTGAGCTGGCCGTGTACGTGCCCTCGCAGATCACCGGCGCGATCACGGGCGCGATCCTGGCGGACGCGATGTTCGGCGAGCCCCTGGTGAAGTGGTCGACCCACGACCGTTCCGCCGGGAACCTCCTCCTCGGCGAGGTCGTGGCCACCACGGGCCTGATCGTGCTGATCTTCGGCCTGGCCCGCACCGACCGCCTCCGCTTCGCCCCCGTAGCGGTCGCCTCGTACGTCGGCGCCGCGTACTGGTTCACCTCCTCCACCTCCTTCGCCAACCCGGCCGTCACCCTCGGCCGGGCCTTCACCGACACGTTCGCGGGCATCGCCCCCGGATCCGTGCCCGGCTTCGTCGGCATGCAGCTCCTCGGGGTCGTCCTCGGCCTGGCCCTGGTGGCGGTCATCTTCATGCGGGCCAGGCCCGGCACGGAGCAGCCCGCCGCATGA
- a CDS encoding FAD-dependent oxidoreductase gives MNAPATTDLPVVVIGAGPVGLAAAAHLVDRGLEPLVLEAGQVAGAAVREWAHVRLFSRWAEVVDPAAEKLLAPTGWTKPAADSYPSGGDWADLYLQPLADVLGEQVRYEATVTGVSRTGRDRVVDADREAQPFVVHVQSADGREQRVLARAVIDASGTWSTPGPAGGSGLAALGEKAASDRITYRIPDLKNSAVRARYAGKRIAVIGSGASAFTALAYLADLAKSEDGQGTHTTWILRRGISGSTFGGGEADQLPARGALGLAAKAAVDDGYADAVTGFRTDTIEKNDEGRVVLVGEDGRRLDPMDEVIVLTGLRPDLTFLNELRLGLDERLQAPTGLAPLIDPNQHSCGTVYPHGVNELSHPEKDVYLVGMKSYGRAPTFLAMTGYEQVRSIAAHLAGDREAAERVELTLPETGVCGGAGLFDEPEAAEESGGCCAAPATLTIGAAPVSSGGC, from the coding sequence GTGAACGCGCCAGCCACCACCGATCTGCCCGTCGTCGTCATCGGGGCCGGCCCCGTCGGCCTGGCAGCCGCCGCCCACCTGGTCGACCGCGGCCTGGAGCCCCTGGTCCTGGAAGCCGGCCAGGTCGCCGGAGCCGCTGTACGGGAGTGGGCGCACGTGCGGCTGTTCTCCCGCTGGGCCGAGGTCGTCGACCCGGCCGCCGAGAAGCTCCTGGCCCCGACCGGCTGGACCAAGCCCGCCGCGGACAGCTACCCCTCCGGCGGCGACTGGGCCGACCTCTACCTCCAGCCCCTCGCCGACGTCCTCGGCGAGCAGGTCCGCTACGAGGCGACCGTCACCGGCGTCTCGCGCACCGGCCGCGACCGCGTCGTCGACGCCGACCGCGAGGCCCAGCCCTTCGTGGTCCACGTCCAGAGCGCCGACGGCCGCGAGCAGCGGGTCCTGGCCCGCGCCGTCATCGACGCGTCCGGCACCTGGTCCACCCCGGGCCCCGCCGGCGGCAGCGGCCTCGCCGCGCTCGGCGAGAAGGCCGCCTCCGACCGGATCACCTACCGCATCCCGGACCTCAAGAACTCCGCTGTCCGTGCCAGGTACGCGGGCAAGCGCATCGCGGTCATCGGCTCCGGAGCCTCCGCCTTCACCGCCCTCGCCTACCTCGCCGACCTCGCCAAGTCCGAAGACGGCCAGGGCACCCACACCACCTGGATCCTGCGCCGCGGCATCTCCGGCTCCACCTTCGGCGGCGGTGAAGCCGACCAGCTGCCCGCCCGCGGAGCCCTCGGCCTTGCAGCCAAGGCAGCCGTCGACGACGGCTACGCCGACGCGGTCACCGGATTCCGCACCGACACCATCGAGAAGAACGACGAGGGCCGGGTGGTGCTCGTCGGCGAGGACGGCCGCCGCCTGGACCCAATGGACGAGGTCATCGTCCTGACCGGCCTCCGCCCCGACCTCACCTTCCTGAACGAGCTCCGTCTCGGCCTCGACGAACGCCTCCAGGCCCCCACCGGGCTCGCCCCGCTGATCGACCCCAACCAGCACTCCTGCGGCACCGTCTACCCCCACGGCGTGAACGAGCTCTCCCACCCGGAGAAGGACGTCTACCTCGTCGGCATGAAGTCCTACGGACGCGCCCCGACCTTCCTCGCCATGACCGGCTACGAGCAGGTGCGTTCCATCGCCGCCCACCTCGCCGGTGACCGGGAAGCCGCCGAGCGCGTCGAACTCACCCTCCCGGAGACCGGCGTGTGCGGCGGGGCGGGTCTCTTCGACGAGCCGGAGGCCGCCGAAGAGAGCGGCGGCTGCTGCGCAGCCCCGGCCACCCTCACCATCGGCGCAGCGCCCGTCTCCTCCGGCGGCTGCTGA
- a CDS encoding arylsulfatase, whose protein sequence is MTLTLLHTAAVHVPVFDALGEREHSGAVLRHLVRPGLLERARVVGPEGVRAEVREVLAEAAGPVLVTCSTIGGVAESLAPELGYPVLRVDRAMAARAVATGARIVVLAALESTLGPSTELLGEEGAREVRGLVVPGAWGLFEAGDVGGYLRAVASAADRVKGADVIVLAQASMAGAVHLVRTRIPVLASPALGLAAALAGERTG, encoded by the coding sequence GTGACGCTGACCCTCCTGCACACCGCCGCGGTGCACGTGCCCGTTTTCGACGCGCTGGGGGAGCGGGAGCATTCCGGTGCCGTGCTGCGGCACCTCGTGCGGCCCGGGCTGCTGGAGCGGGCCCGAGTGGTGGGGCCGGAGGGCGTGCGGGCAGAGGTGCGGGAGGTGCTGGCGGAGGCCGCAGGGCCCGTGCTGGTGACCTGCTCGACCATCGGGGGAGTCGCCGAGTCCCTCGCCCCCGAGCTGGGGTACCCCGTGCTGAGGGTGGACCGGGCCATGGCCGCGCGGGCAGTGGCGACCGGGGCGCGCATCGTGGTGCTGGCCGCCCTGGAGTCGACCCTGGGACCGAGCACCGAGCTGCTCGGCGAGGAGGGGGCCCGCGAGGTGCGCGGTCTCGTGGTGCCCGGGGCCTGGGGGCTGTTCGAGGCCGGGGACGTGGGCGGGTACCTCCGTGCGGTGGCGTCCGCCGCCGACCGGGTGAAGGGCGCCGACGTCATCGTGCTGGCGCAGGCCTCCATGGCCGGGGCCGTGCACCTGGTGCGGACGCGGATCCCCGTGCTGGCCAGCCCGGCGCTGGGGCTCGCCGCCGCGCTGGCCGGGGAGCGTACCGGCTGA
- a CDS encoding arsenate reductase ArsC: MPANPLASVLFVCIHNAGRSQMAAGFLRHLAGDRVEVRSAGSVPGDRINPSAVAAMAELGIDISGQTPKVLTPEAAQASDYIITMGCGDACPYFPGKKYLDWQLEDPAGQGVEAVRPIRDEIKVLIEDLISEIDAQQKAN; this comes from the coding sequence ATGCCCGCGAACCCGCTCGCGTCCGTCCTGTTCGTCTGCATCCACAACGCCGGCCGCTCCCAGATGGCCGCCGGGTTCCTGCGGCACCTCGCCGGGGACCGCGTCGAGGTCCGCTCCGCCGGCTCCGTCCCCGGCGACCGGATCAACCCCTCCGCGGTGGCCGCGATGGCCGAGCTCGGCATCGACATCTCCGGCCAGACCCCCAAGGTGCTCACCCCCGAGGCCGCCCAGGCGTCCGACTACATCATCACGATGGGCTGCGGCGACGCCTGCCCGTACTTCCCCGGCAAGAAGTACCTGGACTGGCAGCTCGAGGACCCGGCCGGCCAAGGGGTCGAAGCCGTCCGACCCATCCGGGACGAGATCAAGGTTCTGATCGAGGACCTGATCTCTGAGATCGACGCACAACAGAAGGCGAACTGA
- a CDS encoding GNAT family N-acetyltransferase, whose amino-acid sequence MRERAVAIELVDERKAGRLLAVEDRRVVGFIAYFVLAAEPHALVAVHTVVEPGHEGRGIGGELVKGFYAMAAAEGDGQGVPVVPLCPYAAAWAGRHPELAPEAPAGVVAAAREQLERDADLW is encoded by the coding sequence CTGAGGGAGCGGGCCGTGGCGATCGAGCTGGTGGACGAGCGGAAGGCCGGGCGGCTGCTGGCCGTCGAGGACCGGCGGGTGGTCGGGTTCATCGCGTACTTCGTGCTCGCCGCGGAGCCCCACGCCCTGGTGGCGGTGCACACCGTCGTCGAGCCCGGGCACGAGGGGCGGGGGATCGGCGGGGAGCTCGTCAAGGGCTTCTACGCGATGGCCGCGGCGGAAGGTGACGGCCAGGGCGTGCCGGTCGTGCCGCTGTGCCCCTATGCCGCCGCGTGGGCCGGACGGCATCCCGAGCTGGCGCCCGAGGCGCCGGCCGGGGTGGTCGCGGCCGCGCGGGAGCAGCTGGAGCGGGACGCCGATCTTTGGTGA
- a CDS encoding Gfo/Idh/MocA family oxidoreductase yields MSDDRTLRVALAGGGAFGAKHAAALRRIEGVEVAAVVSGSLESARKFAAEHGVGRGVATLEEVLGMDDVDAVVLATPTPLHAAQTLACLEAGKHVQTEIPLAASLADAEACLAAQRRTGLVAMAGHTRRFNPSHQWIRRRVRAGEYRIQQMDVQTYFFRRTNLNALGQPRSWTDHLLWHHAAHTVDLFAHQTGSPIVQAHAVQGPVHPELGIAMDMSIQLRAANGAICTLSLSFNNDGPLGTTFRYIGDTGTYVARYDDLVTGEGEPIDVSGVDVSTDGIELQDREFVAAIREAREPNASLTQVLPCYRTLAALEEQLLLQSRI; encoded by the coding sequence ATGAGCGACGACCGCACCCTGCGGGTGGCCCTGGCCGGCGGTGGCGCCTTCGGCGCCAAGCACGCGGCCGCACTCCGGCGGATCGAGGGCGTCGAGGTGGCCGCCGTCGTGAGCGGCAGCCTCGAAAGCGCCCGGAAGTTCGCCGCGGAACACGGCGTCGGCCGCGGCGTCGCGACCCTGGAGGAGGTGCTGGGGATGGACGACGTCGACGCCGTCGTCCTCGCCACGCCCACCCCGCTGCACGCCGCGCAGACGCTGGCCTGCCTGGAGGCGGGCAAGCACGTCCAGACGGAGATCCCCCTCGCCGCCTCCCTGGCCGACGCCGAGGCCTGCCTGGCGGCACAGCGGCGCACCGGACTCGTCGCGATGGCGGGACACACGCGCCGGTTCAACCCCAGCCACCAGTGGATACGGCGGCGGGTCCGGGCGGGGGAGTACCGCATCCAGCAGATGGACGTGCAGACGTACTTCTTCCGCCGCACGAACCTCAACGCCCTCGGACAGCCCCGCTCCTGGACCGACCACCTGCTCTGGCACCACGCGGCGCACACCGTCGACCTGTTCGCCCACCAGACCGGATCCCCGATCGTCCAGGCCCACGCGGTCCAGGGCCCGGTCCACCCCGAGCTCGGCATCGCGATGGACATGTCGATCCAGCTGCGCGCGGCGAACGGCGCCATCTGCACCCTGTCGCTGTCCTTCAACAACGACGGCCCGCTGGGCACGACCTTCCGCTACATCGGCGACACGGGCACCTACGTCGCCCGCTACGACGACCTGGTCACCGGCGAGGGCGAGCCGATCGACGTGAGCGGGGTCGACGTCTCGACGGACGGCATCGAACTCCAGGACCGGGAGTTCGTCGCCGCCATCCGCGAGGCCCGCGAACCGAACGCCTCCCTCACCCAGGTGCTGCCCTGCTACCGCACCCTGGCGGCCCTCGAGGAACAGCTCCTGCTCCAGTCCCGCATCTGA
- a CDS encoding transglycosylase family protein, which yields MGVRGRHRRYQPSSINRASLVVTAGGAGIALPLIGATGAQAASVDTWNKVANCESTNNWQINSGNGYYGGLQFSQSTWREFGGTAYAPRADLATKAQQIAVAEKVLKGQGPRAWPACGPQAGLSRSGPAPALGTKAPAKPAAKPAAKPPAAEPAAKPSGQAHRDLVRLTKATTPTPVGMPRPTGTSVLPNPYVVAPGDSLSTIASEQHVEGGWQALYETNRSTVGGNPNLIFPGQRLTLRVTTAPPTQNPEKPPRTAEPVKPVEPAAPKPEQQKPEPSKPAEKPTPQPEQSKPAEKPKPEPAAKPPAAKPVGKPASADQKPAAGGGAFTAPVDAGIGTAYRVAGSSWSSGYHTGVDFPVPTGTSVKAVGPGTVESAGWAGAYGYQVVIKHADGRYSQYAHLSALGVKSGQQVSGGQRIGRSGSTGNSSGPHLHFEMRSAPGYGSDIDPLKYLRNKGVGI from the coding sequence ATGGGTGTACGGGGTCGGCACCGCCGGTACCAGCCGAGCAGCATCAACCGGGCCTCGCTCGTCGTCACCGCGGGTGGCGCCGGGATCGCGCTCCCCCTCATCGGCGCCACGGGCGCGCAAGCCGCTTCCGTGGACACCTGGAACAAGGTCGCCAACTGCGAGTCCACCAACAACTGGCAGATCAACAGCGGCAACGGCTACTACGGCGGCCTCCAGTTCAGCCAGAGCACCTGGCGCGAATTCGGCGGTACCGCCTACGCCCCGCGCGCCGACCTCGCCACCAAGGCCCAGCAGATCGCGGTCGCCGAGAAGGTGCTCAAGGGCCAGGGCCCCCGGGCCTGGCCCGCCTGCGGGCCCCAGGCCGGGCTCAGCCGCAGCGGGCCGGCCCCCGCGCTGGGCACCAAGGCCCCCGCGAAGCCCGCGGCGAAGCCCGCCGCCAAGCCGCCGGCGGCCGAACCGGCCGCGAAGCCGTCGGGGCAGGCGCACAGGGACCTGGTCCGGCTGACCAAGGCCACCACCCCGACGCCCGTCGGCATGCCCCGCCCGACCGGCACCTCGGTCCTGCCCAACCCGTACGTGGTCGCCCCCGGGGACTCCCTCTCGACGATCGCCTCCGAGCAGCACGTGGAGGGCGGCTGGCAGGCCCTGTACGAGACGAACCGGTCCACCGTCGGCGGTAACCCCAACCTGATCTTCCCGGGCCAGCGCCTCACCCTCAGGGTGACCACCGCCCCGCCCACACAGAACCCCGAGAAGCCGCCGCGCACCGCCGAGCCGGTCAAGCCCGTGGAACCGGCCGCTCCCAAACCGGAGCAGCAGAAGCCCGAGCCCTCCAAGCCGGCCGAGAAGCCCACGCCGCAGCCGGAGCAGTCCAAGCCCGCCGAGAAGCCCAAGCCCGAGCCGGCCGCCAAGCCGCCCGCCGCCAAGCCCGTCGGCAAGCCCGCCTCAGCGGACCAGAAGCCCGCCGCGGGCGGCGGAGCCTTCACCGCCCCCGTCGACGCCGGCATCGGCACCGCCTACCGCGTCGCGGGATCCTCCTGGTCCAGCGGGTACCACACCGGCGTCGACTTCCCGGTGCCCACCGGCACCAGCGTCAAGGCCGTCGGACCCGGCACGGTCGAGTCGGCCGGCTGGGCCGGGGCGTACGGCTACCAGGTCGTCATCAAGCACGCCGACGGCCGCTACTCCCAGTACGCCCACCTGTCCGCGCTCGGCGTCAAGAGCGGCCAGCAGGTCTCCGGCGGCCAGCGCATCGGCCGCTCCGGCTCGACCGGCAACTCCAGCGGCCCCCACCTGCACTTCGAGATGCGCAGCGCCCCCGGCTACGGCTCCGACATCGACCCCCTGAAGTACCTCCGGAACAAGGGCGTCGGCATCTGA